The Mus caroli chromosome 1, CAROLI_EIJ_v1.1, whole genome shotgun sequence genome has a window encoding:
- the Chml gene encoding rab proteins geranylgeranyltransferase component A 2 yields the protein MAEQLPTEFDVVIIGTGLPESILAAACSRSGQRVLHIDSRSYYGGNWASFSFTGLQSWLKDYQQNHDSEEGMTAAWQDLINETEEAIALCKKDETIQHIEVFCYASQDVEDSVQDTDTLQRSSSLEVSATPADSLDSASLPKERQSAYSTSYEVPSRHTEESDRELSLSSANVEDPLEKEKYCGDKTDMHTISGEDKGEHKLVVEDSIEQPKRNRITYSQMVKESRRFNIDLVSKLLYSQGSLIDLLIKSNVSRYAEFKNVTRILAFREGKIEQVPCSRADVFNSKELTMVEKRMLMKFLTFCLDYEQHSDEYQDFKHCSFSDYLKTKKLTPNLQHFILHSIAMTSESSCTTLDGLQATKNFLQCLGRFGNTPFIFPLYGQGEIPQCFCRMCAVFGGVYCLRHKVQCLVVDKDSGRCKGLIDAFGQRISANYFIVEDSYLPKETCSNVQYKQISRAVLITDQSILKTDSDQQISILVVPPLEPGTTSVRVMELCSSTMTCMKDSYLVHLTCSSSKTAREDLEPVVKQLVIPFAEAKAEADKDELRKPRLLWALYFNMRDSSGVSRSSYCGLPSNVYICSGPDWGLGNEHAVKQAETLFQEIFPSEEFCPPPPNPEDIIFEAEG from the coding sequence ATGGCGGAGCAGCTTCCCACAGAGTTTGATGTGGTAATAATAGGGACAGGTTTGCCCGAGTCCATCCTGGCAGCTGCATGTTCAAGAAGTGGACAGAGAGTTCTGCATATTGACTCAAGGAGTTACTATGGAGGGAATTGGGCAAGTTTCAGCTTTACAGGTTTGCAGTCCTGGCTGAAGGACTATCAACAGAACCATGACAGCGAGGAAGGCATGACCGCTGCATGGCAAGACCTGATCAATGAAACAGAAGAAGCCATTGCTCTTTGCAAAAAGGATGAAACTATTCAGCACATAGAAGTCTTCTGTTATGCTAGTCAAGATGTGGAGGACAGCGTGCAAGACACCGATACTCTGCAGAGAAGTTCCTCCCTAGAGGTATCTGCTACTCCGGCTGACTCTCTAGATTCTGCAAGCTTGCCCAAAGAAAGGCAGTCAGCTTACTCTACAAGCTATGAAGTGCCTTCTAGACATACAGAGGAAAGTGATAGAGAGCTTTCACTATCCTCAGCTAATGTGGAGGACccactggagaaagaaaagtaCTGTGGAGATAAGACGGATATGCACACAATTTCAGGTGAAGATAAAGGTGAACACAAACTTGTTGTAGAAGACAGCATTGAACAACCAAAGAGAAATAGGATTACTTACTCTCAAATGGTTAAAGAGAGCCGGAGATTTAATATTGACTTGGTATCAAAGCTGCTGTATTCTCAAGGGTCACTGATTGATCTTCTAATCAAATCGAATGTCAGTCGTTATGCAGAATTTAAGAATGTCACTAGGATCCTTGCATTTCGGGAAGGGAAGATAGAACAGGTGCCTTGCTCCAGAGCAGATGTCTTTAATAGTAAAGAGCTCACTATGGTTGAAAAGAGAATGCTAATGAAGTTTCTTACATTCTGTTTAGACTATGAACAACATTCTGATGAATACCAAGATTTCAAACACTGTTCATTTTCTGACtacttaaaaactaaaaaactaaCACCTAATCTCCAGCATTTCATACTACACTCAATTGCAATGACCTCAGAATCATCTTGCACTACATTAGATGGCCTTCAAGCAACAAAAAACTTTCTTCAGTGTCTTGGACGGTTTGGCAATACTCCctttatatttcctttatatgGCCAAGGAGAAATTCCCCAGTGTTTCTGCAGGATGTGTGCAGTTTTTGGTGGAGTCTATTGTCTTCGCCATAAAGTACAATGCCTTGTAGTTGACAAAGACTCTGGAAGATGTAAAGGACTCATAGATGCCTTTGGTCAGAGAATAAGTGCCAACTACTTTATTGTGGAGGACAGTTACCTTCCTAAGGAAACATGTTCAAACGTGCAATATAAGCAGATCTCCAGGGCAGTGCTCATCACAGATCAGTCCATCCTGAAGACAGATTCAGACCAGCAGATTTCCATTTTGGTAGTGCCTCCTCTGGAGCCAGGAACCACTTCTGTTCGGGTCATGGAATTATGTTCATCAACCATGACATGCATGAAGGACAGCTATCTGGTCCACCTGACCTGTTCCTCTTCAAAAACAGCCAGAGAAGACTTGGAACCTGTGGTGAAGCAGTTAGTCATTCCTTTTGCAGAAgcaaaagcagaagcagacaaaGATGAACTCAGAAAACCAAGACTCTTGTGGGCTCTTTATTTTAATATGAGAGATTCCTCAGGAGTGAGCCGAAGCTCATACTGTGGCTTACCTTCCAATGTGTACATCTGCTCTGGGCCTGACTGGGGACTGGGGAATGAGCATGCAGTCAAGCAAGCGGAAACACTGTTCCAAGAGATTTTTCCCAGTGAAGAGTTCTGCCCTCCTCCACCAAACCCTGAAGACATTATCTTTGAAGCTGAGGGTTAG